A genomic stretch from Acidobacteriota bacterium includes:
- a CDS encoding metallophosphoesterase, protein MAAFKLSYKRSFLTLALLAVGLAAGLAAGLAVWAFVIEPNRLVVRETQLALPNWPRPLNGLRIAALADLHIGAPHMNLAKLRRIVALTNAQQPDLILLLGDYVIQGVAGGQFVEPALIAKELAQLQAEAGVFAVLGNHDQWYSAARVKSSLEQVGILVLENEVAAISLKGGKLWLAGLSDEWTGQPDVPGTFAKVTDAAPILALTHNPDLFPRIPPNVILTLAGHTHGGQCAFPWLGRPIVPSAYGQRYAAGLVLENNRRLFVTTGLGTSILPVRFGVPPEIALLQLSSP, encoded by the coding sequence ATGGCGGCTTTCAAACTCAGCTACAAACGCAGCTTCCTGACGCTGGCCTTGCTGGCGGTGGGCTTGGCGGCGGGCTTGGCGGCGGGGTTGGCGGTTTGGGCTTTTGTGATTGAACCGAATCGGCTGGTCGTCAGAGAAACACAACTTGCTTTGCCAAATTGGCCCAGGCCGCTAAATGGTTTGCGCATCGCGGCGCTGGCCGATTTGCACATCGGCGCGCCGCACATGAACCTCGCCAAATTGCGCCGCATCGTGGCGCTGACCAATGCACAACAGCCAGACCTGATTCTTTTGCTGGGTGATTATGTGATTCAGGGCGTCGCGGGCGGCCAGTTCGTCGAGCCAGCGCTGATTGCAAAAGAGCTTGCCCAACTGCAAGCCGAAGCCGGAGTCTTCGCGGTTTTGGGAAATCACGATCAATGGTATAGTGCCGCCCGCGTCAAAAGCTCCCTGGAACAAGTTGGCATCCTCGTTTTGGAAAACGAGGTCGCCGCGATCTCGTTGAAGGGCGGCAAACTCTGGCTGGCGGGTTTAAGCGACGAATGGACGGGCCAGCCGGATGTGCCGGGCACCTTTGCCAAAGTGACTGATGCGGCGCCGATATTAGCCCTGACGCACAACCCTGATCTTTTTCCGCGCATTCCCCCAAACGTGATTTTGACATTGGCGGGCCACACGCATGGCGGTCAATGCGCGTTTCCGTGGCTGGGACGTCCGATCGTTCCTTCGGCCTACGGGCAACGTTATGCCGCCGGTCTAGTGCTGGAAAACAACCGGCGTTTGTTTGTCACGACCGGTTTGGGCACCAGCATTCTGCCAGTACGGTTTGGCGTGCCGCCGGAAATTGCGTTGTTGCAACTTTCTTCCCCCTGA